The following proteins come from a genomic window of Trifolium pratense cultivar HEN17-A07 linkage group LG4, ARS_RC_1.1, whole genome shotgun sequence:
- the LOC123919810 gene encoding L-ascorbate peroxidase, cytosolic: protein MGKSYPTVSADYQKAIEKAKRKLRGFIAEKKCAPLILRLAWHSAGTFDTATKTGGPFGTIKHQAELAHGANAGLDIAVRLLEPLKEQFPTLSYADFYQLGGVVAVEITGGPEVPFHPGREDKPEPPPEGRLPDATKGSDHLRDVFGKAMGLSDQDIVALSGGHTIGAAHKERSGFEGPWTSNPLIFDNSYFTELLSGEKEGLLKLPTDNALLSDPVFRPLVEKYAADEDAFFADYAEAHLKLSELGFADA, encoded by the exons ATGGGAAAATCTTACCCAACCGTCAGTGCTGATTACCAAAAAGCTATTGAGAAGGCGAAAAGGAAGCTCAGAGGTTTCATCGCTGAGAAGAAATGCGCTCCTCTAATTCTCCGTTTGGC ATGGCACTCTGCTGGTACTTTTGATACAGCGACAAAGACTGGAGGTCCTTTCGGAACCATCAAGCACCAAGCTGAGCTTGCTCACGGTGCTAACGCCGGTCTCGATATTGCTGTTAGGCTATTGGAGCCTCTTAAGGAACAATTCCCTACTTTGAGTTACGCCGATTTCTATCAG TTGGGTGGAGTTGTTGCTGTTGAGATTACTGGTGGACCTGAAGTTCCTTTCCACCCCGGTAGGGAG GACAAGCCTGAGCCACCACCAGAGGGTCGCTTGCCTGATGCAACAAAGG GTTCTGACCACTTGAGGGATGTGTTTGGTAAAGCTATGGGGCTTAGTGATCAGGACATTGTTGCTCTATCCGGTGGCCACACCATT GGAGCCGCTCACAAGGAGCGTTCTGGATTTGAGGGACCCTGGACTTCTAATCCTCTCATCTTCGACAACTCATACTTCAC GGAGTTGTTGAGTGGTGAGAAGGAAGGCCTTCTTAAATTGCCAACTGACAATGCACTTCTGTCTGACCCAGTATTCCGCCCACTTGTTGAGAAATATGCTGCG GATGAAGATGCTTTCTTTGCTGATTATGCTGAGGCTCATCTTAAGCTCTCTGAGCTTGG GTTTGCAGATGCCTAA